The genomic DNA GCTATTCCGCCGCCCTGGACCAAGTGCTGGCTTCGGGCGACAAGACCGCGCAACTTACTCTTCTGACCGCACTTCGGCACCGTTCGGCTCTCCGCGCATCCTTACAAAACCGCGACGAAGTTACCCTGCAGCCGGTGCTGCAATGGGTGAACAAGAGCATCGGCGAGCCTCGCTTGGTGAAACTCAGCGTCGAGGTGGCCATGAACGTCCTCGATATTTATTCAGGAAACTTGGGCCAATCCGCAACGATTGATAAGATGGTTGACCGACTGCACCGACGCGTGCGAGACGAAGTGGAAATGGCTCACCAAGCATGCCAGACCAAGGGCATGCTCGACATGTTGAAGGCGGCCTAATGGAGCCACGGCTGCACTGGAATcgaaataaaataaaagcaaatGTTTGACTAGATTTGTTGCATTACTGGATACCTGGTTGGAGTTCGGGGTTTGGGATCGCCCAACTGTATGGCCATATAGATGTAACTAGCGCAATTGATGAATATTGACGTCCATCACACAAGCCTCCATATATACACAGAATCAATCATTGATACAACTTTGAAAAGCCCTCCCCATTCTCCGGCGGCTGCAACCAATTCCTCTCATCATACTTCCACCCCTCCGCGCCCTCAATAACATGAAACGTATACGCAAACCGACTCCGCTCACTGGTGTTCTTCTCACTCTTATGCAAAACATTGCCATGAATCAAAACCAACGACCCAGCCTTGACCTCTAGaacctccacatcctcctccttagGCCCCTgaccctcttcctcttcctcctccttccccctcGGCAAACCGGGCCCATCattctccacaaactccgTCCCAACCACCTCCCCTTCCCCATTAACCCTCCTCACAAACCTCCTCTTAATCCTCCCCCCAGCCTTCCCCCGATGGGAACCCGGATACATCCCCAAAGTCGCATTCCCGGGTCCAGCATCCTGCAACGcaaaccaccaccccacCGCACTCGGCGGATCCGTATACAAAAACTCCGAATCCCGATGCGGCGGCACCGCCCCCCCAATCCCCGGCTGCTTACATATCACCATACTCTGCAGCACCCGGGGATCCTTAAACCCCAAGGACCTCGCGATCGCCGCATTACGTTCGCACAGCGACACGGCCCGGAACGGCTCCGAGAGACTGTGCAGCGAGTGCCCGATCTTGTTCACGGCTTGCTGCTTGGGTTTCAGGAGCGTGGGCTTTCCGGTGGTTGG from Aspergillus oryzae RIB40 DNA, chromosome 7 includes the following:
- a CDS encoding phytanoyl-CoA dioxygenase family protein (peroxisomal phytanoyl-CoA hydroxylase), translated to MEGLTPTQLTTFHEKGYLVLPNHLTTTEITSLLTETHHLLDTFPLDTHPLTQFTTGDDLDTNSKPHVGDTYFLTSGDKIRYFFEPDAISTTPDPTTGKPTLLKPKQQAVNKIGHSLHSLSEPFRAVSLCERNAAIARSLGFKDPRVLQSMVICKQPGIGGAVPPHRDSEFLYTDPPSAVGWWFALQDAGPGNATLGMYPGSHRGKAGGRIKRRFVRRVNGEGEVVGTEFVENDGPGLPRGKEEEEEEGQGPKEEDVEVLEVKAGSLVLIHGNVLHKSEKNTSERSRFAYTFHVIEGAEGWKYDERNWLQPPENGEGFSKLYQ